The Ascidiaceihabitans donghaensis genome includes the window CGTCTCCGGACCGGTTTGATTGCGCTGCTTGCCCTGCATACCGTGCCAAAGCCCAAGCCGCCCCGCGTGTGTCTGCCAATCCCAAATGCACGCTTAATCCAAGATCCGTGCAGTCATCCTGCACCACCGCAACCAGCGCGTCTTCGCCGCCAAAAAGGTGGGCGCATCCAGTCAGATCCACCACCAAAGCGTCCCGGCCTTCTTCAGACACCCAAGGGCTGAACTTACCTGCCCAGCGTCGTAAAATAGATAAGAATCTCTTTTCTGCCAAAACGTTACGAGATTTCGCAACCAAGCCGTCGCACATGGCATGTGCGTCCCGTATCGGCTGTCCCACATGTACCCCACGACCTTGTGCTTCAACATTCACAGAACAAACGGTTTGTGTATTTCCTTCTTCAGCCACAATGACCAAAGCCTGATCCCCAAGCTCTGGCTCCAAACGGATCATCCGTTCCGCCCCAAGTCTTGGAAACCACAACGATAGGATACGTCGATCTGCCATCGCCGGACCACTTCCCCACCTTCTAAATGTTCTTTATTTGTTCTTATTCAATTAGCGTGAGTCGGACGCCCGAGTCGAGACCCTATTGTGCGCCATACCGTGCCATGAACATGTCCACCGCACTTTCAACGACGCGGGTGACTTCTGCATCTGTCACAGTTTTACTCACCCCAAACATCAGACGCGGCCAGACATCGGCTTTACACAATTCGCCAAATTGGTCGGCGGCCAAAGTCAAATCATCTATCTGCAATTCGCCGCGCCCCACGGCCTGCTCGAAATACTCCGCCATCTCGCGCCGCATCACAGCAGGGCCAGACGCATAGAAGGCTTGGCCAATATCTGGAAACCGGTCCGATTCAGCAACGCAAATCCGGAAAATCTGTTGCCCCAAAGTGGATGTGATAAACCGCAAAAAATGCATTCCCACCTGAAACAGCACCTGACGCGGTGGTGCAGATCTATCGATGTTGTGAATGGCATCATCCGCCTGACGCAAGCATTCAGTCGTTGCTACCTCCACGAACAAAAACCGTTTATCTGGGAAATAGCTGTACAACGTAGCTTTGCTGACACCTGCCGCCTTAGCAATATCGTCAACACTTGCGCCCTCAAAGCCGTCCGCCATAAAGACATCGCGCGCACCCTCTAGCACTTGGGTAAATTTGCGGCCTTTGCGCACGATTTGAACAGTTTCAGTCATATGGTCTCCAACCTTCAGATGAGTAACATAAACCGATTGGTTCACTTTCCACAGCAAAAATAACCCAAACCCAAAACTTGTCGTATGGCGTAACACCGCATCGGGGCGCCTTTTGTGCCCTCGGGCGGCTTGATTGGCGTCCTTTACAGGGCTATCGAGAAAGCATGCTGGCTATCTTCCTCAAAACACTGCCCTTCTTTGCGATCATTGCGCTTGGGTACATGGCGGGACGCACCAAGTTTTTTTCCGAAGAAGCCACAGCTTATCTCACAAAGTTCGTCTTCTATTTTGCACTTTCCGCAATGATCTTCCGATTTGCAGCCAACCTGTCCCTAAGCGAAGTCTGGGACACGCGATTGATTGCGGCCTACCTCTGGGGAACCACATTCGTATATGGCATAGCGACACTGGTGGCATTCTTTCGCAAGCTTGACGTGCCCACCGCCGCCATCGAAGCACAATGTGCTGTCATCGGAAATATCGGCTTTCTAGGTATTCCAATGCTGACACTGCTGATGGGCGAGGCCGCCGTTGGACCAATCATGATGATGCTTGCGGTGGATCTGATTGTATTCTCATCCCTGATTGTCATCTTGATAACGGCATCACGGGATGGCCGTGTATCCATAGAGATGCTCAAAACCGTCGGGATCGGGTTGCTCAAAAATCCGATGATTGTGGCGATGACATTGGGGCTTTTGGTGTCTGGCTTTAGTATTCCGGTGCCCACGCCAGCCAACGAATTTCTTGCAATCCTGGGCGGGGCCGCAACGCCAGGGGCACTGTTTGCGATCGGCGCATCATTGGCATCAAAATCCGCTGAACGTCTCGAAGTGGCAGGCTGGCTCACCTTCTGCAAACTTGTGCTGCACCCGGCATTTGTGGCCTTTGGGGCACTGTATCTTTTTTCAGTCGAACCCTACGCCGCAAGCGTGATGATCGCCGCCGCGGCCTTACCTGTGGCAGGAAATGTTTACATGCTGGCGCAACACTATGGCGCCGCACCACAAAGGGTATCAGCGGCCATCCTTGTTTCAACGGCCATAAGCATTTTGACAGTCAGTTTTGTAATCGCATGGGTCAGCCCCGGTTAGGTGTCTTTTTCCTAAAAAAATCCCCGCCAGAGGCTCCCCCCCTTTACGCATGCCCCGACGGGCGCTAGCGATGAAACAACAAAGGAGATCCGCGATGAAAACCCTATCCGAAAATGCCTGCTTTGGCGGCACACAAGGCGTCTACAGTCATGCGTCGACCTCATGCGCCTGCGACATGACATTTGCGGTTTTCTTGCCGGAAGAAGCAAAAGACGGCCCGGTGCCGGTGCTGTGGTATCTTTCGGGCCTCACATGCACCCACGAAAACGCCATGACAAAAGCCGGTGCACAGGCATGGGCGGCAGAGCACGGAATTGCGCTGATCTTCCCCGACACCTCCCCACGTGGCGATGATGTGGCAGATGATGAGGCGTACGACCTTGGCAAAGGGGCAGGCTTTTATGTGGACGCGACCCAAGATCCTTGGGCCCCCAACTTCCAGATGTGGACCTATATCACCGACGAGCTCCCCGCCCTGATCGGTGAAAACTTCGCCATAGATATGGACCGCCAAGGCATCACAGGCCACTCAATGGGCGGGCACGGCGCGTTGACCATGGCCATGGGCCTGCCCGGTCGTTTCAAATCGGTTTCCGCCTTTGCACCTATCAGCAATCCCACCGCCGCCGACTGGGGCCGCAAACAGCTGGCCGCCTACCTTGGCGATGATGAAACCAAATGGGCCGCCCACGACGCGACACTTATGATGGCAGAAAAAGGGTTCGACGGCCCCATCCTGATCGATACAGGCACCAATGACCAATTCATCGACCTGCTGAAACCCGAAGCACTGGCAGCCGCCATCGCCACCAAACGCCAACAAGCCACCGTGCGCCTGCAACCGGGCTACGACCACAGCTATTTCTTTGTATCCACCTTCATGGAAGACCACGTCGCCTTCCACGCCGACGCCCTTTATGCGGAGTAATCCATGGCCCATTACGATCTGATCATCATTGGCTCCGGCCCCTCTGGCCGCAGCGCCGCGATCCAGGCTGGCAAGCTGAAACGCAAGGTTCTGGTCATCGACCGCAAGGACCGCCTTGGCGGCGTCTCGGTGCACACCGGCACAATTCCCTCCAAAACCCTGCGCGAAACCGTGCTGAACCTGTCCGGCTGGCGCGAACGGTCTTTTTATGGCCGCAGCTACCGCGTGAAACAGGAAATCAGCGCCGATGACCTGAAAGGTCGTTTGCACCAAACCCTCGATCATGAGGTCGACGTGCTGGAACACCAATTCAACCGCAACCATGTGGAAACCCTGAACGGCACCGCCCATTTCATTGACGCGCAAACCGTTGAAGTCGAAACTGAAGCGGGTGAAACGACCACGATTACGGCAGACAAATTCCTGATCGCCACAGGCACCAAAACCTACCGCCCCGACTATATGCCGTTCAATGGCACAACGATTGTGGACAGCGACGAATTCCTCGAAATGGATCACCTACCGCGCAGCCTGATCGTTGTCGGCGCAGGCGTCATCGGGGTTGAATATGCGTCGATGTTTGCCGCCCTTGACATCAACGTGACCCTGATCGAACCACGCGACAGCTTCCTTGATTTCATCGACAAAGGCATCATCAGCGACTTCACCCATCAGATCAAAGAAAACGGTGTTGATCTGCGGTTGGGATCGTCCATCGAAAAAGTCGAAGACGCAGGCGAACACGTTGAAGTCGCGTTGGACAATGGCCGCCATGTACGCGCCGAAATGCTATTGTTCGCGGCAGGGCGCATGGGGGCCACTGACAAGCTAAATCCCAAAGCAGCGGGTCTTGAAACGGATCATCGTGGTCGGCTGGACGTGGACCGCAAATCTTACCAAACCTCCGTCAAACACATCTATGCCACAGGCGACGTAATCGGGCACCCGTCGCTGGCCTCGACCTCAACCCAACAGGGTCGCGTCGCGGCCTGCCATGCGCTGGATACGCCAACACTGGGCGAAAGCGCGTGGTTCCCATACGGCATCTATTCCGTCCCCGAAATTTCGACATGCGGCATGTCCGAAGAGGAAATGCAGGAACGCGAAATCCCATATGAAGTGGGCGAGGCACGCTTTCGCGAAACGTCACGCGGGCACATCATGGGGCTGGAACACGGCATGCTCAAAATG containing:
- a CDS encoding AEC family transporter, which produces MLAIFLKTLPFFAIIALGYMAGRTKFFSEEATAYLTKFVFYFALSAMIFRFAANLSLSEVWDTRLIAAYLWGTTFVYGIATLVAFFRKLDVPTAAIEAQCAVIGNIGFLGIPMLTLLMGEAAVGPIMMMLAVDLIVFSSLIVILITASRDGRVSIEMLKTVGIGLLKNPMIVAMTLGLLVSGFSIPVPTPANEFLAILGGAATPGALFAIGASLASKSAERLEVAGWLTFCKLVLHPAFVAFGALYLFSVEPYAASVMIAAAALPVAGNVYMLAQHYGAAPQRVSAAILVSTAISILTVSFVIAWVSPG
- the fghA gene encoding S-formylglutathione hydrolase encodes the protein MKTLSENACFGGTQGVYSHASTSCACDMTFAVFLPEEAKDGPVPVLWYLSGLTCTHENAMTKAGAQAWAAEHGIALIFPDTSPRGDDVADDEAYDLGKGAGFYVDATQDPWAPNFQMWTYITDELPALIGENFAIDMDRQGITGHSMGGHGALTMAMGLPGRFKSVSAFAPISNPTAADWGRKQLAAYLGDDETKWAAHDATLMMAEKGFDGPILIDTGTNDQFIDLLKPEALAAAIATKRQQATVRLQPGYDHSYFFVSTFMEDHVAFHADALYAE
- a CDS encoding TetR/AcrR family transcriptional regulator, which encodes MTETVQIVRKGRKFTQVLEGARDVFMADGFEGASVDDIAKAAGVSKATLYSYFPDKRFLFVEVATTECLRQADDAIHNIDRSAPPRQVLFQVGMHFLRFITSTLGQQIFRICVAESDRFPDIGQAFYASGPAVMRREMAEYFEQAVGRGELQIDDLTLAADQFGELCKADVWPRLMFGVSKTVTDAEVTRVVESAVDMFMARYGAQ
- the sthA gene encoding Si-specific NAD(P)(+) transhydrogenase, giving the protein MAHYDLIIIGSGPSGRSAAIQAGKLKRKVLVIDRKDRLGGVSVHTGTIPSKTLRETVLNLSGWRERSFYGRSYRVKQEISADDLKGRLHQTLDHEVDVLEHQFNRNHVETLNGTAHFIDAQTVEVETEAGETTTITADKFLIATGTKTYRPDYMPFNGTTIVDSDEFLEMDHLPRSLIVVGAGVIGVEYASMFAALDINVTLIEPRDSFLDFIDKGIISDFTHQIKENGVDLRLGSSIEKVEDAGEHVEVALDNGRHVRAEMLLFAAGRMGATDKLNPKAAGLETDHRGRLDVDRKSYQTSVKHIYATGDVIGHPSLASTSTQQGRVAACHALDTPTLGESAWFPYGIYSVPEISTCGMSEEEMQEREIPYEVGEARFRETSRGHIMGLEHGMLKMLVSLKTRRVLGVQIVGEGATELIHIAQAVLNLKGTVDYFVQNTFNYPTLAEAYKIAGLDAFNRMPIPEEFKAPDKMKKKK